DNA sequence from the Eisenibacter elegans DSM 3317 genome:
TTCTGTCTATAGCTACTTGCTGTCTGTGGCCATAAAGCCGCCCAAAGTACTAAGCTACAGGAAAATGTGTATCTTTGTTTGCCCTGCTTCTTGCGGCGGCTCCCTTTCTTACCTTATTAAACAGTACAATGAAAAAATACACCCTTTTGGCCTGTATGCTTTGGGGTACGGGCATTTTCGGAACGCTTATGGCTCAACAAACTACTCCGCTGAACTACCCCAAAACAGCCAAGGTAGACCAAAAAGACGACTATTTCGGCACTATCGTAGCCGACCCCTACCGCTGGCTCGAAGTCTCAGACTCTAGCGCCGTAGCCGATTGGGTAACGGCTCAAAATGAGGTTACTTTCGGATACTTAGAACAGATTCCTTTCCGCCAAGCGCTACGCGACCGCCTAGAGCAAGTCTGGAACTATGAGCGCTATTCTGCTCCTTATCGCCGTGGTGAGTACCTTTATTTCTACAAAAATGATGGCCTCCAAAACCAGTCGGTGCTCTATCGTCAAAAAGGCGATAACGGTACGCCTGAAGTATTTTTTGACCCCAACAAGCTCTCTACCGACGGTACTTCGTCGTTGGGAGGCACTTCGTTCTCCAAAGACAACCGCTACTTTGCTTACAGTGTGTCTAAGGGTGGCTCCGACTGGCGCGAAGTTTATATCATCGACACTCAGACAGGCAAGAAACTCGCCGACCACATCCAGTGGAGCAAGTTCTCGGGTATCTCTTGGTACAAAGACGGCTTTTTCTACAGCCGCTATGATGCTCCCGCCGAAGGCAAACTGCTCGAAGCCAAAAACGAATACCACAAAGTATACTATCACCGCTTAGGGGAAGCGCAAAGCGAAGACCAGCTTATCTTCGAAAATCGCGACAAGCCTTTGCGCAACTTTGGTGCTGGAGTGTCTGAAGACGAACGATTCTTGTTTATCTATGCCTCTGAAGGCACCTCTGGCCGCGAAATTTATGTCAAAGACCTCTCCAAAGGCTCTCAAGAGCAACAAGAGTGGACGACCCTCGTCAGCGGATTCAACACCGAAACAGGTATTGTAGGCACTATTGGCGACAAAATCCTGCTGCTGACCAACTACAAAGCGCCCAAATACCGCTTGGTGGCTACTGACCTGAGCAAAACCTCTGCCGACGCTTGGGAGACCATCATCCCCGAAACAGCACAGGTGCTTGATGGCGTATCGCATGTAGGTGGCCGTCTGATTGCCAGCTACCTCAAAGATGCCAGCACTCAGGTAGTCGTTTTTGACGAAAAAGGCCAAAAGCTACATGAGGTCAAGTTGCCGGCCATTGGTACTGCCGGTGGTTTTGGTGGCCGTCAGGAAGACAAAGAGGTGTTTTATACCTTTACATCTTTTACCTACCCGCCGACCATCTACCGCTACGATATCGAGCGCAATGTCTCTACACTGTACCGCCAAACCAAACTCGACTTCAACCCCGAAGACTATGAGACTACCGAGACCTTCTACAAAAGCAAGGATGGCACACCGGTACACCTCTTCATCGTCCACAAAAAAGGGCTAAAGCGCAATGGTCAGAACCCTACCTACCTCTATGGCTACGGAGGGTTTAACATCAGCCTCACACCTTCGTTCAACACAGCCTTGATTCCCTTCCTCGAAAGCGGCGGCATATATGCCTTGGCCAACCTACGCGGTGGTGCTGAATATGGTGAGGAATGGCACAAAGGAGGGATGTTGCTCAACAAACAAAATGTGTTTGACGACTTTATTGCCGCAGGCGAATACCTCATCAGCAAGAAGTACACTTCGTCTCAGCACCTAGCCATTGCGGGTGGCTCCAATGGCGGCCTATTGGTAGGGGCTTGTATGACCCAGCGCCCCGACCTCTTCAAAGTAGCGCTACCTGCCGTAGGTGTACTGGATATGTTGCGCTTCCATAAGTTTACCATTGGCTGGGCTTGGGTAGTAGAGTACGGCTCTAGTGAGCGTAGCAAAGAAGAATTTGCCAACCTCTACCGCTACTCACCCCTACACAACCTCAAACCCGGAGTACAGTATCCGGCGACGCTTATCAAAACTGCCGACCACGATGACCGTGTAGTGCCGGCACACTCCTTTAAGTTTGCCGCTACCCTCCAAGAGGCTCATAAAGGCGCAAACCCTGTGCTGATTCGTATTGATGCCAAAGCCGGACATGGAGCAGGCAAGCCTACCTCTAAAATCTTAGATGAGTGGGCCGACACTTGGGCTTTTGTTTTCTACAATATGGGGATTACCCCGCGTATCAAGCAATAAGGCTGCTTGGTTTTAAGACCTGAAATGATGGTCATACATTGCCCTAGTGATTGGTTTGTTTGCCAACTGCTAGGGCAGTGCTTTTGTATTGTCCCCAAACAACATTGGCCTGGGGAATGATGAAAGCCCTAGTACAGAGCTTTTTTTATGCAGTCCTAACAGCCCGATGTCTAGTAAAATCATTCAACTTCAACCCATAAAAACCCGTATACATTTTGTTGCGCCTGTATATTTGCGCTAACTTTGAAGCACTTTTCAACACCTAAAGAATGCTTGTGCGATGACTGCCGCTACGCTCGAATATGTCAAAGCCTGCCCTGTTTGCCAACATCCCCAATATGATGCTTTCTTGCCTTGCCGTGACCACACCGTAAGCCAAGAGTATTTTCATATTGTACGATGCCAACAGTGTGGGTTCAAATTTACCAACCCTCGCCCCAATGAGGCCCAAATTTCCTCTTATTACCAAGGAGAGGCCTATATCTCCCATAGCGATACCCGCAAGGGGCTGCTCAATCGGGTATACCATGTGGCGCGGCGTTATGCCTTGCGCCAGAAAGAACGCCTAGCAGCTAAATATGCCCAAGGGCAAAAAACCTTGCTCGATGTGGGTACTGGCACAGGCTATTTTTTGCATACCTGCCTACACAAAGGCTGGAACGCAGCCGCAACCGAACCCGACCCACAAGCCCGCCAACAGGCACTGCGGCGTAGCTGCCAAACGCCGGTCTTTGTAGATGTGTTTGACCCTTGTCTGCAAGACAAACGTTATCAAATCATTACGCTTTGGCACGTACTCGAACATATTCACTCCCTTGACGCAACTCTTGAGCGCCTAAAACAGTTATTAGACAAGGAAGGAAGTCTGATTGTGGCAGTACCCAATGCCAGTTCTTTTGATGCCCGCTGGTTTGGCGCTAGCTGGGCTGCCTACGATGTACCACGACATCTATACCATTTTGAACCCGCCCAAATGCAAACTCTGCTCCAAAAACACGGCCTGCAAATTGTAGCTCAAAAACCAATGTGGCTCGATGCGTTCTATATCAGTTTGCTCAGCACCCGCTACCAAGGCGGACGTACACGACCCCTGATGGCTTTTTTCATTGGGTTGTGGTCTAATTGGGTCGGATGGCGACAAAAAGGCAATACTTCTAGCCTGATTTACATCATCAAACATCAGTAATATGCACACGCTCAAAAATTTGGCAGTTGTTGGTATCTGTTTGCTGGCCACAGCCTGCGTCTCTCCTAAGGAATTTGCTGCTCTCAAACAGTCTCTTGCAGAGACCCAAGCCAAGGTATATGCCAAGGATGAGCAGGCGTTTGTTTATATTGATGAGCGCCTCAAGGCTGTAGAACAACAGCTGCAAAGCTATCAGGCCGAAACCAAGGAGTCTATCAAAAACTTAGAGCACTTTTATAAGGGTGTGGAAAGCTCTCGCGGCTCTATGACTTCTATCCTGTACCGCCTTGATGTGGTAGAACAGCAAGTACGCCAAGTAGGTGGCAACATCCCTGTGGAGAAAAAAGAAAACATCGGTAAAGACAAGAAAAACGCCTACTGAGCCTTGTTTTATCATTGTTTTTTGTGGCTCTGAGCCATTATACTAATCATTCAGCTTGATGTTACGGGCTATGAAAAAAAATATACCGACAGTGCCGGGCTATTTTGTATTACCTCTCTGGCTTTTACTTGGTGGGCTATGGTTGCCCCTGAATAGCGCCGCCCAGGGCTTGGCAGGGCAGGAGTTTTGGGTAGCTTTTTTAAACAACGACAGCCCTACCGTACAGCTCCAGCTCAGTATTGCCACCGGCGCCCAGCCGGCAATGGTGCAAGTAGAGATGCCTGCCAACGCGGGGTTTGCTCCTCAAACATTGAGTATTCCGGCCAACAGCCAACGCATACTCACCCTTGATGCGGCGCAAGTCTTGTCAAGCAATAGCGAAATAGTCGAAAACCTTGGTATTTTGGTCAGTGCCTCTGCGCCCATTACGGTATTTGCAGGCAATACTTCGGGCAACAGCGGCGATCAGGCTGCTGTGTTGCCGCTAGAAGCCTTGGGGCAGACGGCAGAGTACTATCTCGTAAGTCATACGGGTACAGGAGCGGGCGTATCAGAAGCGGTGATTGTCGCCCTAGAAGATGCCAGTGAGGTCATCATTACGCCCAAGACCATCACCAGTAGCGGCAGGGCAGTCAATGATACCCTCCGCCTTACGCTCAACCGTGGGCAGGCGCTTCGCCTTCAAGGCGATGGCAGCAATGACCTCAGCGGTAGTATTGTAGAATCGTGTAAGCCCTTGGCTGTTTTTAGCGGCGTAGGAACGACATCTGTCCCAGCAGCCTGCTTGCAGCGCAGCCATCTTTTTGCCCAAATGCTCCCTGCGCCCCTTTGGGGCAATCGTTATTTTGCGCCACCTTTGCCCGCAGCCGATGCAGAGTATACACTCAAATTTGTGGCAGCCGAAGACAACACAGTCTTTTTGGTGGATAGCACTGAGACCTTTAGCCTAAACCGTGGGCAAGCTGCCGAAAGACGCTACCGCAAAGGCGTGTGTGTGTCGAGCAGTGTGCCTGCTTCGGTTACGTTATTGCTCCAAAGCAATGATTGTAACCTCAGCGGCGATGGTGCTCCGGCAATGCAGCCACTCAACCACGCCCTTACAGGCACACGCAATGCTTTTTTTGCAGCCCTTCCGCAAAACAGCCTCACAGAACGCTTCGTAACCCTAGTGTTTGATCGTAGGGGCGTAAACCTGCCCCCACCCATTGTTTTGCTCAACGGACAGGTCATCAACCCCAACTTGACCGCCTTTGCCCCTTCCAACGACTATGCCTTTGCCCGTATCAGCCTAGCGCTCAGCGATACGGCTTTTGTATTGGAGGCTAACGCTAATTTTCACGCTTACCTAAGCGGTACGGGCCCTTCGGACGGTTT
Encoded proteins:
- a CDS encoding prolyl oligopeptidase family serine peptidase is translated as MKKYTLLACMLWGTGIFGTLMAQQTTPLNYPKTAKVDQKDDYFGTIVADPYRWLEVSDSSAVADWVTAQNEVTFGYLEQIPFRQALRDRLEQVWNYERYSAPYRRGEYLYFYKNDGLQNQSVLYRQKGDNGTPEVFFDPNKLSTDGTSSLGGTSFSKDNRYFAYSVSKGGSDWREVYIIDTQTGKKLADHIQWSKFSGISWYKDGFFYSRYDAPAEGKLLEAKNEYHKVYYHRLGEAQSEDQLIFENRDKPLRNFGAGVSEDERFLFIYASEGTSGREIYVKDLSKGSQEQQEWTTLVSGFNTETGIVGTIGDKILLLTNYKAPKYRLVATDLSKTSADAWETIIPETAQVLDGVSHVGGRLIASYLKDASTQVVVFDEKGQKLHEVKLPAIGTAGGFGGRQEDKEVFYTFTSFTYPPTIYRYDIERNVSTLYRQTKLDFNPEDYETTETFYKSKDGTPVHLFIVHKKGLKRNGQNPTYLYGYGGFNISLTPSFNTALIPFLESGGIYALANLRGGAEYGEEWHKGGMLLNKQNVFDDFIAAGEYLISKKYTSSQHLAIAGGSNGGLLVGACMTQRPDLFKVALPAVGVLDMLRFHKFTIGWAWVVEYGSSERSKEEFANLYRYSPLHNLKPGVQYPATLIKTADHDDRVVPAHSFKFAATLQEAHKGANPVLIRIDAKAGHGAGKPTSKILDEWADTWAFVFYNMGITPRIKQ
- a CDS encoding class I SAM-dependent methyltransferase encodes the protein MTAATLEYVKACPVCQHPQYDAFLPCRDHTVSQEYFHIVRCQQCGFKFTNPRPNEAQISSYYQGEAYISHSDTRKGLLNRVYHVARRYALRQKERLAAKYAQGQKTLLDVGTGTGYFLHTCLHKGWNAAATEPDPQARQQALRRSCQTPVFVDVFDPCLQDKRYQIITLWHVLEHIHSLDATLERLKQLLDKEGSLIVAVPNASSFDARWFGASWAAYDVPRHLYHFEPAQMQTLLQKHGLQIVAQKPMWLDAFYISLLSTRYQGGRTRPLMAFFIGLWSNWVGWRQKGNTSSLIYIIKHQ
- a CDS encoding gliding motility-associated C-terminal domain-containing protein; this encodes MKKNIPTVPGYFVLPLWLLLGGLWLPLNSAAQGLAGQEFWVAFLNNDSPTVQLQLSIATGAQPAMVQVEMPANAGFAPQTLSIPANSQRILTLDAAQVLSSNSEIVENLGILVSASAPITVFAGNTSGNSGDQAAVLPLEALGQTAEYYLVSHTGTGAGVSEAVIVALEDASEVIITPKTITSSGRAVNDTLRLTLNRGQALRLQGDGSNDLSGSIVESCKPLAVFSGVGTTSVPAACLQRSHLFAQMLPAPLWGNRYFAPPLPAADAEYTLKFVAAEDNTVFLVDSTETFSLNRGQAAERRYRKGVCVSSSVPASVTLLLQSNDCNLSGDGAPAMQPLNHALTGTRNAFFAALPQNSLTERFVTLVFDRRGVNLPPPIVLLNGQVINPNLTAFAPSNDYAFARISLALSDTAFVLEANANFHAYLSGTGPSDGFLTLGGTSFSTQQAGISVGQACPQISTTLAGRGRNIVRWDWDFGDGTRLTQNTAPQSLVNVNKTYAAGSYTIRLIQTNSAGCVDTVSTEVVVANPATQIQSPVSLCNNQPAVIDAGEFDSYRWSTGETTRSITVGQPGNYSVTVTIGACSSTTPFVVQFGQRPEARIESTPSIPSLTRQNQRIAYICPERNEVFTFSPAPVQGLSVSALWIRPDSSTLNGSQLAVREPGLYQLVLTGNNGCTDTTQIQLVALCETDLQVPTAFTPNGDGLNDVLEFFGEGISDLRLSIVNRWGETVFSTNDLNQTWDGTYLGQNAQAGLYTWKATYKSAFFPGQTLQKFGKVTLIR